GCCGATTCCAAGTCAGCCGACCCTCCCGAAGTCCTGGAGTTCGAGTGCCCGAGCTGCGGGAAGCCGGTGTCGGAGAACGACACTGAATGCCCCAACTGCGGGGCCAGGTTCGCCTGAACTGTGCTGAAAAGAGAGAGACGGGGCCGGGACCGGGAATTGAACCCGGGTCAAGGGATCCACAGTCCCCAAGGATACCACTACCCCACCCCGGCCATGGGCTTTCCTCCATATCGTTTGCGTAATTAAAGCTTCTTAGGCGTAGCCAGGCAGGAATTCCTTTTTTTCAATCACGGGGGGATTGACCTTCGGCACGTTCCTCGATTCCGCGAAGGCATCCACTACTTCGAGCCTAGCGGAGTCGGGGTCTTTTCGGCAATAGTGTTTCTCGGTGGTAAGGGTCGAGGCATGTCCCATAGCCAGGGAGACTGCCTCAATTGGAACTCCCCTATCGAGGAGTATTTGCCCATAGGTCCGGCGCAGTCCGTGGATTGTGAATTTCACACCGGACTCT
The window above is part of the Candidatus Thermoplasmatota archaeon genome. Proteins encoded here:
- a CDS encoding zinc-ribbon domain-containing protein, yielding MEFECPSCGKPVSENDTECPNCGARFA